A window of Cheilinus undulatus linkage group 1, ASM1832078v1, whole genome shotgun sequence contains these coding sequences:
- the dnaja2a gene encoding dnaJ homolog subfamily A member 2a, translated as MASVVDTKLYDILGVSPSASENELKKAYRKLAKEYHPDKNPNAGDKFKEISFAYEVLTNPEKKELYDRYGEQGLREGGGGGPGMDDIFSHIFGGGLFGFMGGQGSRSRNGGRRRGEDMVHPLKVSLEDLYNGKTTKLQLSKNVLCSTCNGQGGKTGAVQKCTTCRGRGMRIMIRQLAPGMVQQMQSVCTDCNGEGEVISEKDRCKKCEGKKVVKEVKILEVHVDKGMKHGQKITFGGEADQAPGVEPGDIVLVLQEKDHETYKREGNDLFMNHKIGLVEALCGFQFMLKHLDGRQIVVKYPAGKVIEPGSVRVVRGEGMPQYRNPFEKGDLYVKFDVQFPDNNWISPEKLVELEDMLPSRSEPPIITGDTEEVDLQDYDFSQSSSSGGRREAYNDSSDEEGGHHGPGVQCAHQ; from the exons CTGTTGTCGATACCAAACTATACGACATTCTTGGAGTGTCTCCATCCGCATCTGAAAATGAGCTGAAGAAG GCATACAGGAAACTGGCTAAAGAGTACCACCCTGACAAGAACCCAAATGCTGGCGACAAG TTCAAAGAAATAAGCTTTGCCTATGAGGTGCTGACCAACCCAGAAAAGAAGGAACTTTATGACCGCTATGGAGAACAGGGATTGCGGGAAGGAGGTGGGGGCGGACCTGGGATGGACGATATCTTCTCCCACATCTTTGGTGGTGGACTCTTCGGATTCATGGGAGGCCAGGGAAGTCGATCCAGGAATGGAGGTCGACGAAGAGGAGAGGACATGGTCCATCCACTCAA GGTGTCTTTGGAGGACCTTTACAATGGGAAAACAACCAAACTACAACTTAGCAAGAATGTACTGTGTAGCACTTGTAATGG GCAAGGAGGCAAAACAGGTGCTGTTCAAAAATGTACAACATGTAGGGGCCGTGGCATGCGCATCATGATCAGACAGCTGGCCCCAGGCATGGTCCAACAGATGCAGTCTGTGTGCACTGATTGTAATGGAGAAG GTGAAGTTATAAGTGAGAAGGACCGCTGTAAAAAATGTGAGGGCAAGAAAGTAGTGAAGGAGGTGAAGATCCTAGAGGTTCATGTGGACAAAGGCATGAAGCACGGCCAAAAAATTACCTTTGGAGGGGAGGCTGACCAGGCACCTGGTGTGGAGCCTGGGGACATAGTCCTTGTTCTGCAGGAAAAAGATCACGAG ACATACAAGCGAGAAGGCAACGACCTGTTTATGAACCACAAGATCGGGCTGGTGGAGGCGCTGTGCGGCTTCCAGTTTATGCTGAAACACTTAGACGGTCGACAGATCGTTGTCAAGTATCCTGCTGGCAAAGTTATTGAACCAG GCTCAGTCAGAGTGGTGCGAGGGGAGGGCATGCCTCAGTACCGAAACCCCTTTGAGAAGGGGGATCTGTATGTCAAGTTTGATGTCCAGTTCCCTGACAACAACTGGATCAGCCCAGAGAAACTGGTG GAGCTGGAGGACATGCTGCCCTCACGATCAGAGCCACCCATCATCACTGGAGACACTGAGGAGGTGGACCTGCAGGATTATGACTTCAGCCAGAGCTCGTCGTCGGGTGGCCGCAGGGAGGCCTACAACGACAGCTCCGACGAAGAGGGCGGCCACCATGGACCGGGGGTGCAGTGCGCCCACCAGTAG